A single Phoenix dactylifera cultivar Barhee BC4 chromosome 1, palm_55x_up_171113_PBpolish2nd_filt_p, whole genome shotgun sequence DNA region contains:
- the LOC103718849 gene encoding gallate 1-beta-glucosyltransferase-like — translation MRGVSMGEENLALPHVLLVSFPGQGHVNPLLRLAKRLAAKGLLVTFSSTDMIGRRIASAAKNSVDHGDGVPVGRGHLRFEFYPDGWEPDDPRLHDLDALLPHLHDVGVPALVDMIRRFADAGRPVSCIVNNPFIPWVLDVANDMGIPAAVLWVQSCAVFSTYYHFHYSLAEFPSEAHPDVSVTLPGIPTLRPEDLPSFLLPSNPYKSLTDAILQQFQKISKATWVLANTFEELESDAIKAISELSPLIPVGPLVEADDGEESQKAIKGDMFEAADCMEWLDAQDPLSVVYMSVGSVVVLSREEMEEMACGLKNIGRPFIWVVRNDCRNLLPENFVEETKERGMVVGWSPQDRVLTHRSVACFVTHCGWNSTLEALTSGVPVVAYPQWGDQLPDAKFLVDVYRVGVRLWAPAKREDLERCVQNVMTGPEAEGMRKRAVVWREAARKALTDGGSSDRNIQAFVDEIRRRAGA, via the coding sequence ATGAGAGGGGTCAGTATGGGAGAAGAGAACCTCGCCCTTCCTCACGTGTTGCTGGTCTCCTTCCCGGGCCAAGGCCACGTTAATCCCCTCCTCCGCCTCGCCAAGCGCCTCGCTGCCAAGGGCCTCCTCGTCACCTTCTCCTCCACAGACATGATCGGCCGCCGCATCGCCTCCGCCGCCAAGAACTCCGTCGACCACGGCGACGGCGTGCCGGTAGGCCGCGGCCACCTCCGCTTCGAATTCTACCCGGATGGCTGGGAACCCGACGACCCCCGCCTCCACGACCTCGATGCCCTCCTGCCCCACCTCCATGATGTCGGTGTCCCCGCTCTCGTCGACATGATCCGCCGCTTCGCCGATGCAGGCCGCCCGGTGTCGTGCATCGTCAACAACCCCTTCATCCCCTGGGTCCTCGACGTGGCCAACGACATGGGCATCCCCGCCGCCGTCCTCTGGGTGCAATCCTGCGCCGTCTTCTCCACCTACTACCACTTCCACTACTCCCTTGCCGAGTTCCCCTCGGAAGCCCATCCCGACGTGTCCGTGACTCTCCCCGGCATTCCCACACTGAGGCCCGAGGATCTCCCGtccttcctccttccatccAATCCTTACAAAAGTCTGACGGACGCGATCCTGCAGCAGTTCCAGAAGATCTCCAAGGCGACGTGGGTGTTGGCTAACACCTTCGAGGAGCTCGAAAGCGATGCAATCAAGGCCATCTCCGAGCTGTCGCCGCTCATTCCGGTAGGCCCGCTCGTCGAGGCTGACGACGGCGAGGAGTCGCAGAAGGCCATAAAGGGGGACATGTTCGAGGCGGCCGACTGCATGGAATGGCTCGACGCGCAGGATCCGCTGTCCGTGGTCTACATGTCGGTGGGGAGCGTCGTGGTTTTGAGCCGGGAGGAGATGGAAGAGATGGCCTGCGGGCTAAAGAACATCGGCCGGCCGTTCATATGGGTGGTGAGGAACGATTGCCGGAACCTCCTGCCAGAGAATTTCGTCGAGGAGACCAAGGAGAGGGGAATGGTAGTCGGGTGGAGCCCGCAGGACCGGGTGCTGACCCACCGCTCGGTGGCGTGCTTCGTGACGCACTGCGGCTGGAACTCCACGCTGGAGGCGCTGACGTCCGGTGTGCCGGTGGTGGCGTATCCTCAGTGGGGAGACCAGCTGCCGGACGCCAAGTTCTTGGTAGATGTTTACCGGGTCGGAGTACGGCTGTGGGCGCCGGCGAAGCGGGAGGATCTGGAGAGGTGCGTGCAGAACGTGATGACGGGGCCGGAGGCCGAAGGAATGAGGAAGAGGGCGGTGGTGTGGCGGGAGGCGGCGAGGAAGGCGTTGACCGACGGCGGCTCTTCCGACCGGAATATTCAGGCCTTTGTGGATGAGATCCGGAGGAGGGCTGGTGCTTAA